From Cellulomonas oligotrophica, a single genomic window includes:
- a CDS encoding LacI family DNA-binding transcriptional regulator: MTASPLPRKRATVHDVAREAGVSRGTISRMLNGDGYVSADARERIEAAIRKVGYVPSTTARNLVRQRTNAVGFVVHEPHALFLEDPNIGAILLGANEALSEADHQMVCLVVGSERDAERVGRYLRGGFVDGCVVVSAREHDPITAVVRAAQLPVAFVGHPPDLQDMSWVGIDNVASAHEITSRLLATGRHRVAMIAAALDRDSGADRLAGFRQALGDRFDAGLVARVEHYAYSDGVRAMTELLDRAPDVDGVFAASDALAAGALEALLRAGRRVPQDVGVVGFDDSAWATRCTPPLSTVRQPAEGLGRAAARSVLAQIAGEQRAPAAILLDTPVVWRASA; the protein is encoded by the coding sequence GTGACCGCCTCCCCCCTCCCCCGCAAGCGTGCGACCGTGCACGACGTGGCGCGCGAGGCCGGCGTCTCCCGCGGCACGATCAGCCGCATGCTCAACGGCGACGGGTACGTCTCCGCCGACGCCCGCGAGCGCATCGAGGCCGCGATCCGCAAGGTCGGCTACGTGCCCAGCACCACCGCGCGCAACCTCGTGCGGCAGCGCACGAACGCGGTCGGCTTCGTCGTGCACGAGCCGCACGCGCTGTTCCTCGAGGATCCCAACATCGGCGCGATCCTGCTCGGTGCGAACGAGGCGCTGTCGGAGGCCGACCACCAGATGGTCTGCCTGGTCGTGGGCTCGGAGCGCGACGCGGAGCGCGTCGGGCGGTACCTGCGCGGGGGCTTCGTCGACGGCTGCGTCGTGGTCTCGGCCCGCGAGCACGACCCGATCACCGCCGTGGTGCGGGCCGCGCAGCTGCCCGTCGCGTTCGTCGGCCACCCGCCGGACCTGCAGGACATGTCGTGGGTCGGCATCGACAACGTCGCGTCCGCGCACGAGATCACGTCCCGGCTGCTGGCGACGGGGCGGCACCGGGTCGCGATGATCGCGGCCGCGCTCGACCGCGACTCCGGCGCCGACCGCCTCGCGGGGTTCCGGCAGGCCCTGGGCGACCGGTTCGACGCCGGCCTGGTGGCCCGGGTCGAGCACTACGCGTACTCGGACGGGGTGCGGGCGATGACGGAGCTGCTCGATCGGGCCCCGGACGTCGACGGGGTGTTCGCCGCGTCCGACGCCCTCGCCGCGGGCGCGCTGGAGGCCCTGCTGCGTGCGGGTCGCCGCGTGCCGCAGGACGTGGGGGTCGTCGGGTTCGACGACTCCGCGTGGGCCACCCGGTGCACGCCGCCGCTGTCGACCGTGCGCCAGCCGGCCGAGGGCCTGGGCCGCGCGGCGGCGCGCAGCGTGCTGGCCCAGATCGCCGGCGAGCAGCGCGCACCGGCGGCGATCCTGCTGGACACCCCGGTGGTCTGGCGCGCGAGCGCCTGA
- a CDS encoding sensor domain-containing protein gives MTDEVRISTRTPLDLPVPGPAARAPGAPGSPATAAAAIAVSAELHRVAELAALVAGHATAFVRLRGESAPTAVQGRPAHASDPRARSLCERTLASGVPTVEPDLAADDAGGEARSAAAFPVALPDGTVVGALCVVDAVPRRLDPRARRALALLAGQAGAVLALERARRAADDSASGLAVAAARSAQAEAVLTAVLDHAPGPIFAKDLTGRFLLANAPTHEVLGREPGTVVGHRLDEMLPADVAETLNRNDAMVAANGPQMLVETAPGPDGVPREYLASKFPLRDGAGVIWGIGGVSVDVTAARQLADEIAVAENRYRSLAEQSTTAVLVTAGPEQVVRWSNDAAARVHGTSWARRLVGRSLLDLVDPSERDALREAYTHVLAGQVLRTRTHRAHRSGTGRATVDVHARRILWEGEPAVLTELVDVSDEAERTEQVERSQQRLAALFDQAPVGYAEATPDGRLVAVNGHLAALLDRTSGPLREDVLAADVAVPADRPALREAVRTVGAGGDDVAVTCTLRTRTGGRLPARVHVGAVRAPDGTVSAIALVVVDDTDHARRHAAADARDRRADDLLRALPDAVLECDAEGVVLHVNERAATLLGYPATALVGRPFEDLVPDAHQQRLLRASAGVPVAAGGLEVDARRGDGTTVRVQVLVGSAGAPGSTAFVATARPVADVPAPVPVTHGTAPHGTATTGDAPPGPVGPTPDRGMLAGLLDAATGQAVLATDLDGVVTAINPGAEELLGEPAHLVVGRHLDDVVDPADLEALFAEAADPAARWRGLVHGTATDRSRLCRYRTSGGTQREVLQSVTVEQGDDGPVGLLVVATDITEGMRRVRVLADSEQRFRLAFDNASTGMALVGLSGADRGRYLQVNDALCAMLEYTHDELVGSEVAAVVDPEDLSEGMEVMGRVARGELERFRGERRFRRSDGTPVWVDLSVALARGEDGAPAYVVSQYLDVTARKAAEAALTHAALFDALTGLANRALLVDHMEQEIARARRTGSRLGLIYLDLDNFKDVNDSLGHDAGDALLVEVADRLRRCVRDVDTTARLGGDEFVVLCTGLTSLDELVALARRIEHVLALDIVVGATSVSVTASVGLSFPETADVRAEDMLRDADAAMYQAKRNGRHRYEVADPALQARALRQVSLEAELRQALRDAEHGDAPPGQGLHLVYQPGFDMTTGRLVSVEALLRWHHPVRGLLLPGAFLDVAEERALMWPLGLWILRTAIRQAGRWRDRFGDAAPQLWVNVSAGQLGRNQLAGQVQGMLAEHRLAPSSLCLELTERQVVRSAHSTMDDLETLRAAGVGVAVDDFGTGHAGMEYLRRLPVSMMKIDRLFITDVDDDPTQAAITASMVAMGRSMNLTVVAEGVETDAQHAAVVRLGVDLAQGFGLARPTDVAGIDALLDGGAADVAEDAPPS, from the coding sequence GTGACCGACGAGGTGCGGATCAGCACCCGGACGCCGCTCGACCTGCCGGTGCCCGGGCCGGCGGCGCGCGCCCCGGGCGCGCCCGGCTCCCCCGCGACCGCGGCCGCGGCCATCGCGGTGTCCGCGGAGCTGCACCGCGTCGCCGAGCTCGCCGCGCTCGTGGCCGGCCACGCGACGGCGTTCGTGCGCCTGCGCGGCGAGTCCGCGCCGACGGCCGTGCAGGGCCGCCCCGCGCACGCGTCCGACCCGCGCGCCCGGTCCCTGTGCGAGCGCACGCTCGCGTCGGGCGTGCCGACGGTCGAGCCGGACCTCGCGGCCGACGACGCGGGCGGCGAGGCCCGCTCGGCGGCCGCGTTCCCCGTGGCGCTGCCCGACGGGACGGTGGTCGGTGCGCTGTGCGTCGTCGACGCGGTGCCCCGCCGGCTCGACCCGCGCGCCCGCCGGGCCCTGGCGCTGCTGGCCGGGCAGGCCGGTGCGGTCCTCGCCCTCGAGCGGGCCCGGCGGGCGGCCGACGACTCCGCGTCGGGGCTCGCGGTCGCCGCCGCCCGCTCCGCACAGGCCGAGGCCGTGCTCACGGCGGTGCTCGACCACGCGCCCGGACCGATCTTCGCCAAGGACCTCACGGGCCGGTTCCTGCTCGCGAACGCCCCGACGCACGAGGTCCTGGGCCGCGAGCCGGGCACGGTCGTCGGCCACCGCCTCGACGAGATGCTGCCCGCCGACGTCGCCGAGACTCTCAACCGCAACGACGCCATGGTCGCGGCGAACGGGCCGCAGATGCTCGTCGAGACCGCGCCGGGCCCGGACGGCGTGCCGCGGGAGTACCTCGCGTCGAAGTTCCCCCTGCGCGACGGAGCGGGTGTGATCTGGGGCATCGGGGGCGTGTCGGTCGACGTGACCGCGGCCCGGCAGCTCGCCGACGAGATCGCCGTCGCCGAGAACCGGTACCGGTCGCTCGCCGAGCAGTCGACGACCGCGGTGCTGGTCACGGCGGGGCCCGAGCAGGTCGTGCGCTGGAGCAACGACGCCGCCGCGCGCGTGCACGGCACGTCCTGGGCGCGACGCCTCGTCGGCCGCTCCCTGCTGGACCTCGTCGACCCCTCCGAGCGCGACGCGCTGCGCGAGGCGTACACCCACGTGCTCGCCGGGCAGGTGCTGCGCACGCGCACGCACCGCGCCCACCGCAGCGGCACGGGGCGCGCGACGGTCGACGTGCACGCCCGGCGGATCCTGTGGGAGGGCGAGCCCGCGGTGCTCACCGAGCTGGTCGACGTCTCCGACGAGGCCGAGCGCACCGAGCAGGTCGAGCGGTCGCAGCAGCGGCTGGCCGCGCTGTTCGACCAGGCGCCCGTCGGGTACGCCGAGGCGACGCCCGACGGGCGGCTCGTCGCCGTCAACGGGCACCTGGCCGCGCTGCTGGACCGCACGTCCGGGCCGCTGCGCGAGGACGTCCTCGCCGCCGACGTCGCCGTGCCCGCGGACCGCCCCGCGCTGCGCGAGGCGGTCCGGACCGTCGGCGCGGGCGGCGACGACGTCGCCGTGACGTGCACGCTGCGGACCCGCACCGGCGGCCGGCTGCCCGCGCGCGTGCACGTGGGCGCCGTGCGCGCGCCCGACGGCACGGTGTCCGCGATCGCCCTCGTCGTGGTCGACGACACGGACCACGCCCGACGGCACGCGGCGGCCGACGCCCGCGACCGGCGCGCCGACGACCTGCTCCGGGCACTGCCCGACGCGGTCCTCGAGTGCGACGCCGAGGGGGTCGTCCTGCACGTCAACGAGCGCGCCGCGACCCTCCTCGGGTACCCGGCGACCGCGCTCGTGGGCCGCCCGTTCGAGGACCTCGTGCCGGACGCGCACCAGCAGCGCCTGCTGCGCGCGTCCGCGGGCGTGCCCGTCGCGGCCGGCGGCCTCGAGGTCGACGCGCGCCGCGGCGACGGCACGACGGTGCGCGTGCAGGTCCTCGTCGGCTCCGCGGGCGCACCGGGCAGCACGGCGTTCGTCGCCACGGCCCGTCCGGTCGCCGACGTCCCGGCGCCCGTGCCGGTCACGCACGGCACCGCGCCGCACGGCACGGCCACCACCGGCGACGCGCCGCCCGGGCCCGTCGGCCCGACGCCGGACCGCGGCATGCTCGCGGGGCTCCTCGACGCCGCCACCGGGCAGGCCGTCCTCGCGACGGATCTCGACGGGGTCGTCACGGCCATCAACCCCGGCGCCGAGGAGCTGCTCGGCGAGCCCGCGCACCTCGTGGTCGGCCGCCACCTCGACGACGTCGTCGACCCGGCCGATCTCGAGGCCCTGTTCGCCGAGGCCGCCGACCCCGCCGCGCGCTGGCGCGGGCTGGTGCACGGCACCGCCACCGACCGCAGCCGGCTGTGCCGGTACCGCACGAGCGGCGGCACCCAGCGGGAGGTGCTGCAGTCGGTGACCGTCGAGCAGGGAGACGACGGGCCGGTCGGGCTGCTCGTGGTCGCCACGGACATCACCGAGGGCATGCGGCGGGTCCGGGTGCTGGCGGACTCGGAGCAGCGGTTCCGGCTGGCGTTCGACAACGCGAGCACGGGCATGGCGCTCGTCGGGCTCTCGGGCGCCGACCGGGGCCGGTACCTGCAGGTCAACGACGCGCTGTGCGCGATGCTCGAGTACACCCACGACGAGCTCGTGGGCAGCGAGGTCGCGGCGGTCGTCGACCCGGAGGACCTGTCCGAGGGGATGGAGGTCATGGGCCGGGTCGCGCGGGGCGAGCTCGAGCGGTTCCGCGGCGAGCGCCGGTTCCGCCGGTCCGACGGCACGCCCGTGTGGGTCGACCTGTCCGTGGCGCTGGCCCGCGGCGAGGACGGGGCGCCGGCGTACGTCGTCTCCCAGTACCTGGACGTCACGGCCCGCAAGGCGGCCGAGGCCGCGTTGACCCACGCGGCGCTGTTCGACGCGCTGACGGGGCTGGCCAACCGCGCGCTGCTCGTCGACCACATGGAGCAGGAGATCGCCCGGGCCCGGCGCACGGGCAGCCGGCTGGGCCTGATCTACCTGGACCTGGACAACTTCAAGGACGTCAACGACTCCCTGGGCCACGACGCGGGCGACGCGCTGCTCGTGGAGGTCGCCGACCGGCTGCGTCGCTGCGTGCGCGACGTCGACACCACCGCGCGCCTGGGCGGCGACGAGTTCGTCGTGCTGTGCACGGGGCTGACGTCGCTGGACGAGCTGGTGGCGCTGGCGCGGCGCATCGAGCACGTGCTGGCCCTCGACATCGTCGTCGGGGCGACGTCGGTCTCGGTGACCGCGAGCGTGGGCCTGTCGTTCCCCGAGACCGCGGACGTGCGGGCCGAGGACATGCTGCGCGACGCGGACGCCGCGATGTACCAGGCCAAGCGCAACGGGCGGCACCGGTACGAGGTCGCCGACCCGGCGCTGCAGGCCCGGGCGCTGCGCCAGGTCTCCCTGGAGGCGGAGCTGCGGCAGGCGCTGCGGGACGCCGAGCACGGCGACGCGCCGCCCGGGCAGGGCCTGCACCTGGTGTACCAGCCGGGGTTCGACATGACGACGGGCCGCCTGGTGTCCGTCGAGGCGCTCCTGCGCTGGCACCACCCCGTGCGCGGGCTGCTGCTGCCGGGCGCGTTCCTCGACGTCGCGGAGGAGCGCGCGCTCATGTGGCCCCTGGGCCTGTGGATCCTGCGCACGGCGATCCGGCAGGCGGGCCGGTGGCGGGACCGGTTCGGCGACGCGGCGCCGCAGCTGTGGGTCAACGTGTCGGCCGGCCAGCTGGGGCGCAACCAGCTCGCCGGGCAGGTGCAGGGCATGCTCGCCGAGCACCGCCTGGCGCCGTCGTCGCTGTGCCTGGAGCTGACCGAGCGGCAGGTCGTGCGCTCGGCGCACTCGACGATGGACGACCTGGAGACCCTGCGGGCGGCGGGCGTGGGCGTGGCGGTCGACGACTTCGGCACCGGGCACGCCGGCATGGAGTACCTGCGGCGGCTGCCGGTCTCGATGATGAAGATCGACCGCCTGTTCATCACGGACGTCGACGACGACCCGACGCAGGCCGCGATCACGGCGTCGATGGTGGCGATGGGCCGCTCGATGAACCTCACGGTCGTGGCCGAGGGCGTGGAGACGGACGCGCAGCACGCGGCCGTGGTGCGCCTCGGCGTCGACCTCGCGCAGGGGTTCGGCCTGGCGCGGCCGACGGACGTCGCGGGCATCGACGCGCTCCTGGACGGCGGGGCGGCCGACGTCGCGGAGGACGCCCCACCCTCCTGA
- a CDS encoding PAS domain S-box protein produces the protein MQHTSGGSPPGPDEAAPEGRQPRPDEVRAAEAALAAALVEQAHGPVFAKDLQGRFVVANRATHRALGVPPGRLVGHRLDEFTDAALTEAALRNDAAVVSRGPQVFTESVPGPDGARDYVVAKFPVRDDHGEVRSVGAVALDVSTSEWLRAELAVTQEQYRVLAESATTGVLVSAGPEHVVRWCNLAAARMHGAERVDKLVGRSLLEAVDPLEREEVRAQCARVLAGEPLDTRAYRRLHPGTDRERDGVVDLRARRMQWDGEPAVVTELLDVTDQVADAARVARSEQRLSSLFAQAPVGYFEAGTDGRLHAVNHRLAVLLGSTVEDSAGRLVEDLVVPGDRAAVRARLRAAAGGEDDEDGTAWSLRTVHGEHVPVQVHVSAVRDGDGTVDRLAGVVLDDRKAERYRTEAVERGRRLEQLVRAMPDAVLICTQDGTITQVNDQAEALFGYPAGELVGLPVERLVPVDRATRHVQHRDRFVATPHAAPMSTGMDIEGLARDGRRIPVEVLLSAVTLGDGPAVVASVRDITASRELREELAHSRDLLAGVLDGATEQAVVAIDLDGVVEVFNTGAELLLQCPAAEAVGRRLDEFVEPGDLAALFADAPQDRWAGVARAVTTSTRTTPRRYVTRTGAVRDVLQSITVRHGAGGVVGLVVVATDVTDRLAHEAALADSEQRFRLAFDHATTGMALADLAGPAPGRFLQVNQALCDLVGYREAELLGADLAAITHPDDLDATHGVLADLSAGRLGAVRREVRYRRADGATIWVDESVAVVHDTQGAPAYVVAQHQDVTARKVAEEALTRAAMHDALTGLANRALLVDHVAHEVARMRRDGGGLGLVYLDLDNFKDVNDSLGHEAGDTLLVEVADRLRRCVRDVDTAARIGGDEFVVLCTGLTSLDELVALAQRVERALALDIVVGATTLSVTVSAGLVFRDDAEVEAEDLLRDADAAMYQAKRNGGHRYEVADPALQARALRQLSLEAELRQALREAEGGTAVPGTGLGLVYQPSFDARTGRVVACEALLRWHHPTRGLLAPDTFLDVAEERALMWPLGLWIMRTAVRQAADWRTHLGGRAPDMWVNVSAGQLTRNELAGRTLQLLADHGVPPERLCVEITERQVVGGSHSSTTDLTALRDAGVQVAIDDFGAGHAGMDYLRRLPVTMMKIDRSFVNDVTLDDAHAALAGSMVAMGRSMGLRVVAEGVETREQHDVVVGLGCDLAQGYWLARPMPATEVERLLAAGP, from the coding sequence ATGCAGCACACGTCGGGCGGCAGCCCTCCCGGGCCCGACGAGGCCGCCCCGGAGGGCCGGCAGCCGCGCCCGGACGAGGTGCGGGCCGCCGAGGCCGCCCTCGCCGCGGCGCTCGTCGAGCAGGCGCACGGGCCGGTGTTCGCCAAGGACCTGCAGGGCCGGTTCGTCGTGGCCAACCGCGCCACCCACCGCGCGCTCGGCGTCCCGCCCGGGCGTCTCGTGGGGCACCGGCTCGACGAGTTCACCGACGCGGCGCTGACCGAGGCCGCGCTGCGCAACGACGCCGCCGTCGTCTCGCGCGGCCCGCAGGTGTTCACGGAGTCCGTCCCGGGGCCCGACGGGGCCCGCGACTACGTCGTGGCGAAGTTCCCGGTCCGGGACGACCACGGCGAGGTCCGGTCGGTCGGAGCCGTCGCCCTGGACGTGTCGACGTCGGAGTGGCTGCGGGCCGAGCTGGCCGTCACCCAGGAGCAGTACCGCGTCCTCGCCGAGTCCGCGACCACCGGGGTCCTCGTCAGCGCCGGCCCGGAGCACGTCGTGCGCTGGTGCAACCTCGCGGCCGCGCGCATGCACGGCGCGGAACGGGTCGACAAGCTCGTCGGCCGGTCGCTGCTCGAGGCGGTCGACCCCCTGGAGCGCGAGGAGGTCCGCGCGCAGTGCGCGCGGGTGCTGGCCGGCGAGCCGCTCGACACCCGGGCGTACCGGCGCCTGCACCCGGGCACCGACCGCGAGCGCGACGGCGTCGTCGACCTGCGGGCGCGGCGCATGCAGTGGGACGGCGAGCCCGCCGTGGTCACCGAGCTGCTCGACGTGACCGACCAGGTCGCGGACGCGGCCCGCGTCGCGCGGTCCGAGCAGCGGCTGTCCTCGCTGTTCGCGCAGGCACCCGTGGGGTACTTCGAGGCGGGGACCGACGGGCGCCTGCACGCGGTGAACCACCGTCTCGCGGTGCTCCTGGGCAGCACGGTCGAGGACTCGGCGGGTCGTCTGGTGGAGGACCTCGTCGTGCCCGGCGACCGGGCCGCGGTCCGGGCGCGGCTGCGTGCCGCCGCGGGGGGCGAGGACGACGAGGACGGCACCGCGTGGTCGCTGCGCACCGTGCACGGCGAGCACGTGCCCGTGCAGGTGCACGTGTCGGCGGTGCGCGACGGGGACGGCACCGTCGACCGGCTCGCGGGGGTGGTCCTCGACGACCGCAAGGCCGAGCGGTACCGCACCGAGGCCGTCGAGCGGGGCCGGCGGCTCGAGCAGCTCGTCCGTGCCATGCCCGACGCCGTGCTGATCTGCACCCAGGACGGGACCATCACGCAGGTCAACGACCAGGCGGAGGCCCTGTTCGGGTACCCGGCCGGGGAGCTGGTCGGGCTGCCGGTCGAGCGGCTCGTGCCCGTGGACCGCGCGACCCGCCACGTGCAGCACCGCGACCGGTTCGTCGCCACCCCGCACGCGGCGCCGATGTCGACCGGCATGGACATCGAGGGGCTGGCCCGCGACGGGCGACGCATCCCCGTGGAGGTGCTGCTCAGCGCCGTCACGCTCGGCGACGGCCCGGCCGTCGTGGCGTCGGTGCGCGACATCACGGCGTCGCGGGAGCTGCGCGAGGAGCTCGCCCACTCCCGGGACCTGCTCGCCGGGGTCCTCGACGGCGCCACCGAGCAGGCGGTCGTCGCGATCGACCTCGACGGCGTCGTCGAGGTCTTCAACACCGGCGCCGAGCTGCTGCTGCAGTGCCCCGCGGCCGAGGCGGTGGGGCGCCGGCTCGACGAGTTCGTCGAGCCCGGCGACCTCGCCGCGCTCTTCGCCGACGCCCCGCAGGACCGGTGGGCGGGCGTGGCCCGGGCCGTGACGACCTCGACCCGCACGACGCCGCGCAGGTACGTCACCCGCACCGGCGCCGTCCGGGACGTCCTGCAGTCGATCACCGTGCGGCACGGCGCGGGGGGCGTCGTCGGGCTCGTCGTCGTCGCGACGGACGTGACGGACCGGCTCGCCCACGAGGCCGCGCTCGCGGACTCCGAGCAGCGATTCCGGCTGGCGTTCGACCACGCGACCACGGGCATGGCGCTGGCCGACCTCGCCGGCCCCGCACCCGGTCGGTTCCTGCAGGTCAACCAGGCCCTGTGCGACCTCGTCGGGTACCGGGAGGCCGAGCTCCTGGGCGCCGACCTCGCGGCGATCACCCACCCCGACGACCTCGACGCGACGCACGGCGTCCTGGCCGACCTGAGCGCCGGACGGCTCGGCGCGGTACGCCGCGAGGTCCGCTACCGGCGTGCCGACGGCGCCACGATCTGGGTCGACGAGTCCGTCGCGGTCGTGCACGACACCCAGGGCGCACCCGCGTACGTCGTGGCCCAGCACCAGGACGTCACGGCCCGCAAGGTCGCCGAGGAGGCCCTGACGCGGGCGGCGATGCACGACGCCCTCACCGGGCTCGCCAACCGGGCGCTGCTCGTCGACCACGTCGCGCACGAGGTCGCCCGCATGCGCCGCGACGGCGGCGGTCTCGGCCTGGTCTACCTCGACCTGGACAACTTCAAGGACGTCAACGACTCCCTGGGGCACGAGGCCGGGGACACCCTGCTCGTCGAGGTCGCCGACCGGCTGCGCCGCTGCGTGCGCGACGTCGACACCGCGGCGCGGATCGGCGGCGACGAGTTCGTCGTGCTGTGCACGGGCCTGACGTCGCTGGACGAGCTCGTCGCGCTGGCCCAGCGGGTCGAGCGGGCGCTGGCCCTCGACATCGTCGTCGGCGCCACGACCCTGTCGGTCACGGTCAGCGCCGGCCTGGTCTTCCGCGACGACGCCGAGGTCGAGGCCGAGGACCTGCTGCGCGACGCCGACGCCGCGATGTACCAGGCCAAGCGCAACGGCGGGCACCGCTACGAGGTCGCCGACCCCGCGCTCCAGGCCCGCGCCCTGCGCCAGCTGTCCCTGGAGGCCGAGCTGCGCCAGGCCCTGCGCGAGGCCGAGGGCGGCACGGCCGTCCCCGGGACGGGCCTGGGGCTGGTCTACCAGCCGTCGTTCGACGCGCGCACCGGCCGGGTCGTCGCGTGCGAGGCGCTGCTGCGCTGGCACCACCCGACGCGGGGGCTGCTCGCCCCCGACACGTTCCTCGACGTCGCCGAGGAGCGTGCGCTCATGTGGCCGCTGGGGCTGTGGATCATGCGCACCGCCGTGCGGCAGGCCGCGGACTGGCGCACGCACCTCGGTGGGCGCGCACCGGACATGTGGGTCAACGTCTCGGCCGGCCAGCTCACCCGCAACGAGCTCGCCGGGCGGACCCTGCAGCTGCTCGCCGACCACGGGGTCCCCCCGGAGCGGCTGTGCGTCGAGATCACGGAGCGGCAGGTCGTCGGCGGGTCGCACTCCTCCACGACGGACCTGACCGCCCTGCGGGACGCCGGCGTGCAGGTCGCCATCGACGACTTCGGCGCCGGGCACGCCGGCATGGACTACCTGCGGCGGCTGCCGGTGACGATGATGAAGATCGACCGCAGCTTCGTCAACGACGTGACGCTCGACGACGCGCACGCCGCGCTCGCGGGCTCGATGGTGGCGATGGGGCGGTCGATGGGTCTGCGCGTCGTCGCCGAGGGCGTCGAGACCCGCGAGCAGCACGACGTCGTGGTCGGCCTGGGCTGCGACCTGGCGCAGGGCTACTGGCTGGCGCGGCCGATGCCCGCGACCGAGGTCGAGCGGCTGCTCGCCGCGGGCCCGTGA
- a CDS encoding beta-galactosidase: MTTTVDPTTAPAPAGHRPRFRHTGVAFGCDWNPEQWDRATWREDARLMQEAGVDLVAINVFGWSQLEPSPGRYDFTDLDEVMDLMAAAGVRVNLGTGTASTPPWLTTLHPEVLPVAVDGTRRWPGGRQAWCPSSPVYRERSLALVAQVADRYGDHPALALWHVSNELGCHNALCWCDVSADAFRRWLAERYGDVAALNDAWGTSFWSQRYSSFDEVLPPRATVSTRNPGQVLDFHRFSSAELLGQLQAETAVLRARSAVPVTTNFMVTDHIRTLDYWSWAPHVDVVANDHYLDHRLADPTTELAFSADLTRGLAGGDPWLLMEHSTGAVNWQPVNLAKDAGEMVRNSLTHVARGADAVCFFQWRASTQGAEKFHSALVPHAGTDTRQWRDVVDLGATLDRLDEVAGSRVVADVAVLFSWEAWWAADGDNRPSTAVRYREQVLDAYRALRAQGVTVDVVSPADPLTGYRLVVVPALYLVSDADAAHLTRFVEDGGTALVTFWSGIADERDAVRLGGYPGAYRDLLGVRVEEFAPVLPGTVLTLDDGSRAALWSERSQVVDADVLARFADGPAAGEAALTRRTVGRGSAWYLATSLDAASGAALAARLCADAGVATDPDLAAAGVERVVRTRDSTTWTFVVNHGADDVTVPARGHELVTDAAVRDTLVVPARAVRVLREEPVR; this comes from the coding sequence ATGACGACGACCGTCGACCCCACGACGGCTCCGGCCCCCGCCGGTCACCGCCCCCGCTTCCGCCACACCGGCGTCGCGTTCGGCTGCGACTGGAACCCCGAGCAGTGGGACCGCGCCACGTGGCGCGAGGACGCCCGGCTCATGCAGGAGGCCGGCGTCGACCTCGTCGCGATCAACGTGTTCGGCTGGTCCCAGCTCGAGCCGTCGCCCGGCCGCTACGACTTCACCGACCTCGACGAGGTCATGGACCTCATGGCCGCCGCCGGCGTGCGCGTCAACCTCGGCACCGGCACCGCCTCCACGCCGCCGTGGCTGACCACGCTGCACCCCGAGGTGCTGCCCGTCGCGGTCGACGGCACGCGGCGCTGGCCCGGCGGGCGGCAGGCGTGGTGCCCGTCGTCGCCGGTGTACCGCGAGCGCTCGCTCGCCCTCGTCGCCCAGGTCGCGGACCGCTACGGCGACCACCCCGCGCTCGCGCTGTGGCACGTGTCGAACGAGCTGGGCTGCCACAACGCCCTGTGCTGGTGCGACGTCAGCGCCGACGCGTTCCGCCGCTGGCTGGCCGAGCGCTACGGCGACGTCGCGGCGCTCAACGACGCCTGGGGCACGTCCTTCTGGAGCCAGCGGTACTCCTCGTTCGACGAGGTCCTCCCGCCCCGGGCGACGGTCTCGACGCGCAACCCCGGCCAGGTCCTGGACTTCCACCGGTTCTCCTCCGCGGAGCTGCTCGGCCAGCTCCAGGCCGAGACGGCCGTGCTGCGCGCCCGCAGCGCCGTGCCCGTGACGACGAACTTCATGGTCACCGACCACATCCGCACCCTCGACTACTGGTCCTGGGCCCCGCACGTCGACGTCGTGGCCAACGACCACTACCTCGACCACCGGCTCGCGGACCCGACCACCGAGCTCGCGTTCAGCGCGGACCTCACGCGCGGCCTGGCCGGCGGCGACCCGTGGCTGCTCATGGAGCACTCCACCGGCGCGGTCAACTGGCAGCCGGTCAACCTCGCCAAGGATGCGGGGGAGATGGTGCGCAACTCCCTGACGCACGTGGCGCGCGGCGCCGACGCGGTCTGCTTCTTCCAGTGGCGGGCCTCCACGCAGGGCGCGGAGAAGTTCCACTCGGCCCTCGTGCCGCACGCCGGCACCGACACCCGGCAGTGGCGCGACGTCGTCGACCTGGGGGCGACCCTCGACCGGCTCGACGAGGTCGCGGGCTCGCGCGTCGTGGCCGACGTCGCCGTGCTGTTCAGCTGGGAGGCGTGGTGGGCCGCCGACGGCGACAACCGCCCCTCGACGGCCGTGCGCTACCGGGAGCAGGTGCTCGACGCCTACCGGGCGCTGCGTGCGCAGGGCGTGACCGTCGACGTCGTCTCCCCGGCCGACCCGCTGACGGGGTACCGGCTCGTGGTCGTCCCCGCCCTGTACCTGGTGTCCGACGCGGACGCCGCGCACCTGACGCGGTTCGTCGAGGACGGCGGCACCGCGCTCGTGACGTTCTGGTCGGGCATCGCCGACGAGCGCGACGCCGTGCGGCTCGGCGGGTACCCCGGCGCGTACCGGGACCTGCTCGGCGTGCGCGTCGAGGAGTTCGCCCCCGTGCTGCCCGGCACCGTGCTCACGCTCGACGACGGCTCGCGGGCCGCGCTGTGGAGCGAGCGCTCGCAGGTCGTCGACGCGGACGTGCTCGCCCGGTTCGCCGACGGGCCCGCCGCCGGGGAGGCCGCCCTCACGCGCCGCACCGTCGGGCGGGGCAGCGCCTGGTACCTGGCCACGTCGCTGGACGCCGCGTCGGGGGCCGCGCTGGCCGCCCGGCTGTGCGCGGACGCCGGTGTCGCCACCGACCCCGACCTGGCCGCCGCGGGCGTCGAGCGCGTCGTGCGCACCCGCGACTCGACCACCTGGACCTTCGTCGTCAACCACGGAGCGGACGACGTGACCGTCCCCGCCCGGGGCCACGAGCTCGTGACGGACGCCGCAGTCCGCGACACGCTCGTCGTCCCGGCGCGCGCGGTCCGCGTCCTGCGAGAGGAGCCCGTCCGATGA